From the genome of Stigmatopora nigra isolate UIUO_SnigA chromosome 2, RoL_Snig_1.1, whole genome shotgun sequence:
TCCCAGATCAGTATCTCAGTGCTCGTGAGGATTCCTCCAATGATGGCAAAGAGCCAGACTACAGTAAGTCCCGCCAGCACGGCCAATCTTCAGACTATAGCCAGTCTCGCTTCCATGGCAAACAGGAACCAGACTACACTCAGTCCCGCCACCACGGCCAACAAGAGGCAGACTATACCCAGTCCCGCAAGCAAGAGGCAGACTATACCCAGTCCCGCAAGCAAGAGGCAGACTATACCCAGTCCCGCCACCATGGCCAACAGGAGGCAGACTATACTCAGTCCCGCAAACAAGAGGCAGACTATACCCAGTCCCGCAACCAAGGCCAACaagaggcagactacacccagtCCCGCCACTATGGCAAAGAACCAGACTATACTCAGTCCCGCCAACaagaggcagactacacccagtCCCGCCACTATGGCAAAGAACCAGACTATACCCAGTCCCGCAAGCAAGAGGCAGACTATACCCAGTCCCGCCACTATGGCAAAGAACCAGACTACACTCAGTCCCGCCAACAAGAGGCAGACTATACTCAGTCCCGCAACCAAGGCCAACaagaggcagactacacccagtCCCGCCACTATGGCAAAGAACCAGACTACACTCCGTCCCGCCAACAAGAGGCAGACTATACCCAGTCCCGCCACCATGGCCAACaagaggcagactacacccagtCCCGCCACTATGGAAAAGAACCAGACTATACCCAGTCCCGCAAGCAAGAGGCAGATTATACTCAGTCCCGCCACTATGGAAAAGAACCAGACTATACCCAGTCCCGCCAACAAGAGGCAGACTATACCCAGTCCCGCCACCATGGCCAACAAGAGGCAGACTATACCCAGTCCCGCCACCATGGCCAACAAGAGGCAGACTATACCCAGTCCCGCCACCATGGCCAACAAGAGGCAGACTATACCCAGTCCCGCCACCATGGCCAACaagaggcagactacacccagtCCCGCCACTATGGAAAAGAACCAGACTATACCCAGTCCCGCAAGCAAGAGGCAGACTATACTCAGTCCCGCCACTATGGCAAAGAACCAGACTATACCCAGTCCCGCCAACAAGAGGCAGACTATACCCAGTCCCGCCACCACGGCCAATCTTCAGACTACACTCAGTCCCGCAACCAAGGCCAACAAGAGGGAGCCCTCGCCCAGTCCCGCCACCATGGCCAACAAGAGGGAGCCTTCACCCAGTCCCGCCACCATGGCCAACAAGAGGCAGACTATACCCAGTCCCGCCACCATGGCCAACAAGAGGCAGACTATACCCAGTCCCGCAACCATGGCCAACAAGAGGCAGACTATACCCAGTCCCGCAACCATGGCCAACAAGAGGCAGACTATACCCAGTCCCGCAACCATGGCCAACAAGAGGCAGACTACACTCAGTCCCGCAACCATGGCAAGCaagaggcagactacacccagtCCCGCCACCACGGCCAACAAGAGGCAGACTACAGCCAGTCCCGCAACCAAGGC
Proteins encoded in this window:
- the LOC144193363 gene encoding uncharacterized protein LOC144193363, encoding MAGWVSSGTLLLVLMFAASLCHPMNKQGVGARSFPSSHFRPRTLLDKAAKQDLESPKKSPEEKTLLAEDDSKQSDFIKPWAKETVKAVVTPVPNGAETVPNPVVSNDNAEFPVNGADDTASPSSILPPPPQHFPPISPYVPAPEPQFQPGDLVKLEKIFDHGDYESEYETHGAPQQPRLWPMPRPAPLPYDSRPARVSPIVDPFLPSYPRRFVPYPFDYNFMSGQYPPGTATHYSASFERGRNYNQDNHYEKFEDDKEVEDQEEEQPGEEEPEEEESNWGWVFPDQYLSAREDSSNDGKEPDYSKSRQHGQSSDYSQSRFHGKQEPDYTQSRHHGQQEADYTQSRKQEADYTQSRKQEADYTQSRHHGQQEADYTQSRHYGKEPDYTQSRQQEADYTQSRHYGKEPDYTQSRKQEADYTQSRHYGKEPDYTQSRQQEADYTQSRNQGQQEADYTQSRHYGKEPDYTPSRQQEADYTQSRHHGQQEADYTQSRHYGKEPDYTQSRKQEADYTQSRHHGQQEADYTQSRHHGQQEADYTQSRHHGQQEADYTQSRHYGKEPDYTQSRKQEADYTQSRHYGKEPDYTQSRQQEADYTQSRHHGQSSDYTQSRNQGQQEGALAQSRHHGQQEGAFTQSRHHGQQEADYTQSRHHGQQEADYTQSRNHGQQEADYTQSRNHGQQEADYTQSRNHGQQEADYTQSRNHGKQEADYTQSRHHGQQEADYSQSRNQGQQEADYTQTRNHGQQEADFIQSHQRGQVKYPLQQRLPLPGFPLPERSLGGRHRATAPAHKPVRDGRLVRGLAPKGRRRPPPVIRQQSGISAALLRFGAARPPRSLLTWFYYAALGLF